Proteins encoded within one genomic window of uncultured Draconibacterium sp.:
- a CDS encoding transporter substrate-binding domain-containing protein, with protein MRIFLICVIVFTNCYYLNAQYRIKASNDYAPFNYTDQNGNLVGFNIDLVKAINKLYNNQIEISGADWQTVNKMLEGGQIDGIAGAHYPGYPENQHLYTRSVINTSHCFFYNSNFHKNITPELLRTMKEPVVALWKNDVLVRYVLSINPAAKFVYAPDYDQLIELLDDEKVTCAIAQRIGGMYHAVALQKGYIKTTNHRILERNMGFMLSPNSVELAAIINNATEVLLSNGEYQRIYDKWLAEYDNESNGLRDYWRHIILLSAIVGIIILLLIVINRILQTRVRSKTQDLRHQLDLNSEIMKELSRQKNKAEESDKMKSAFLANMSHEIRTPMNGILGFAELLKTQTYSKEEELQFINIIQQSGDRMLNTINNIIDISKIESGNEEAQIKKVDIAQIVSDLNDFFIVEANEKGIDLIVEPEVTAPSQNFYSDTYKLTSILTNLIKNAIKFTNEGYVKVHYSLSTAELKITVCDTGIGIAPEKQKAIFDYFVQADHSHSSGYEGSGLGLSITRGYIKLLNGEISVSSTPGKGTSFTFLLPNLKAESPKVDSPATETPTEQVDNIRNDDLNIIIAEDDEISYSFLCHILSDMPGSLKRVKNGTDVIKLVQKHPDTDVILMDIKLPKINGFEATKRIRTFNKDVYIIAQTAYAQENYKQEAIAAGCNNFIVKPIDKNQLKKILSNLKQPA; from the coding sequence ATGCGAATTTTCTTAATTTGCGTAATAGTATTTACTAATTGCTATTACCTAAATGCTCAATATAGAATTAAAGCAAGTAACGATTACGCTCCGTTTAATTACACCGACCAAAATGGCAATCTTGTTGGCTTTAATATCGATCTGGTAAAAGCAATAAACAAACTATACAACAATCAGATTGAAATTTCGGGAGCAGACTGGCAAACGGTTAATAAAATGCTGGAAGGTGGACAGATTGACGGTATTGCCGGAGCCCACTACCCCGGCTACCCAGAAAATCAGCATCTGTATACCCGATCGGTTATAAATACTTCGCATTGTTTTTTTTACAACAGTAATTTCCATAAAAATATAACGCCCGAATTGTTGCGTACCATGAAAGAGCCTGTTGTTGCTTTATGGAAAAACGATGTGCTGGTGAGGTACGTTTTAAGTATAAACCCGGCCGCCAAATTTGTTTATGCGCCAGACTACGATCAATTAATTGAACTCCTGGATGACGAAAAGGTAACTTGCGCCATTGCCCAACGCATTGGTGGAATGTACCACGCGGTAGCACTTCAAAAGGGATATATTAAAACCACAAATCACCGGATTCTGGAACGCAATATGGGGTTTATGCTTTCGCCAAATTCAGTTGAACTTGCTGCAATTATAAATAACGCTACAGAGGTGTTACTTTCGAACGGCGAGTACCAGCGCATTTACGACAAGTGGCTTGCCGAGTACGACAATGAATCGAACGGTTTGCGAGACTATTGGCGTCACATCATTCTACTTAGCGCAATTGTTGGCATTATTATCCTACTACTTATAGTTATCAACCGCATACTTCAGACAAGAGTTCGAAGCAAAACACAAGATCTTCGGCATCAACTCGATCTGAACTCTGAGATTATGAAAGAACTTTCGCGCCAGAAAAACAAGGCTGAAGAGAGTGATAAAATGAAGTCCGCTTTTTTGGCAAATATGAGCCACGAAATACGAACACCAATGAATGGGATATTGGGGTTTGCTGAACTTTTAAAAACGCAGACCTATTCAAAAGAGGAAGAACTTCAGTTTATAAATATCATTCAGCAGAGTGGCGACAGAATGCTGAATACCATTAATAACATTATTGATATTTCGAAAATTGAATCAGGAAACGAGGAAGCGCAGATTAAAAAAGTTGACATCGCCCAAATCGTCTCTGACCTGAATGACTTTTTTATCGTTGAAGCCAATGAAAAAGGAATTGATTTAATTGTTGAACCTGAAGTTACAGCGCCATCGCAAAACTTCTACAGCGATACCTACAAATTGACCTCCATTTTAACCAACCTCATTAAAAATGCCATCAAATTTACTAACGAGGGCTACGTAAAAGTTCATTATTCGCTTAGCACTGCAGAGTTAAAAATTACGGTATGCGACACCGGAATTGGAATTGCTCCCGAAAAGCAAAAAGCGATATTTGATTACTTTGTTCAGGCGGATCATTCGCACTCGAGCGGATACGAGGGATCGGGGCTGGGACTTTCAATTACACGTGGCTATATAAAACTTTTGAATGGCGAGATCAGCGTTTCTTCAACTCCAGGAAAAGGCACATCATTCACTTTCCTGTTACCGAATTTAAAGGCTGAAAGCCCTAAAGTGGATTCGCCTGCAACAGAAACTCCAACGGAACAAGTTGACAATATCCGAAATGATGATTTAAACATTATTATTGCTGAAGATGATGAAATATCATATAGCTTTTTATGCCACATTCTTTCTGATATGCCGGGCAGTTTAAAGCGAGTTAAAAACGGAACCGACGTAATTAAACTTGTTCAAAAACATCCGGATACCGACGTTATTTTAATGGACATAAAGCTGCCAAAGATCAATGGTTTTGAAGCAACTAAACGAATAAGAACATTTAACAAAGATGTGTACATTATTGCACAAACGGCGTATGCACAGGAAAATTACAAACAAGAAGCAATTGCCGCGGGATGTAATAATTTCATTGTGAAACCGATTGATAAAAACCAACTGAAAAAGATCCTGTCGAATCTAAAACAACCGGCCTGA
- a CDS encoding TraR/DksA C4-type zinc finger protein yields the protein MAELNKVEIKIQITSEIEKTEKLIQEYTELTKPVEPENAIGRISRMDAINNKSVIEAALRKTKDKLEKLKFALSKVDDDDFGLCIKCKKPIPLGRVLIMPQARTCVNCSH from the coding sequence ATGGCAGAACTGAATAAGGTTGAAATTAAAATTCAAATTACTTCCGAAATTGAAAAAACGGAAAAACTTATTCAGGAATATACGGAGCTCACAAAACCTGTTGAGCCGGAAAATGCTATTGGCAGGATATCCCGGATGGATGCTATAAACAATAAAAGTGTTATCGAAGCGGCTTTGCGTAAGACAAAAGATAAATTGGAGAAGTTAAAATTTGCCTTGTCGAAAGTTGATGATGATGACTTTGGGCTCTGTATTAAGTGCAAAAAGCCAATTCCCCTGGGGCGGGTTCTGATAATGCCGCAAGCGCGTACCTGCGTTAACTGTTCACATTAA
- the ftsY gene encoding signal recognition particle-docking protein FtsY: MAIFGSFNRKKKESLDEGLSKTKESVFKKLSRAVVGKSKVDDEVLDNLEEVLITSDVGVDTTLKIIERIEERVSRDKYMGVSELNNILKDEISDLLEENNTTDVSDFDLPKKDGPYVIMVVGVNGVGKTTTIGKLAYNFKQAGKSVVLGAADTFRAAAIEQLEVWAERVDVPIVKQKMGSDPASVAYDTLASAKASNADVVIIDTAGRLHNKVGLMNELSKIKKVMQKIVPDAPNEVLLILDGSTGQNAFEQAKQFTKATEVTALALTKLDGTAKGGVVIGISDQFKIPVKYIGIGEKMEHLQIFRRREFVDSLFS, translated from the coding sequence ATGGCCATATTCGGAAGTTTTAACAGAAAGAAGAAAGAGAGTCTTGACGAAGGATTGTCGAAAACCAAAGAGAGTGTTTTTAAAAAACTGAGTCGTGCGGTAGTCGGAAAATCGAAAGTTGACGACGAAGTTTTAGACAACCTGGAAGAAGTGCTTATTACGTCAGACGTTGGTGTTGATACAACGCTAAAAATCATTGAGCGTATCGAAGAACGTGTTTCCCGCGATAAATACATGGGTGTTAGCGAACTGAATAATATTCTGAAAGATGAAATTTCTGATTTATTGGAGGAGAATAACACTACCGATGTTTCCGACTTTGATCTTCCGAAAAAAGACGGGCCTTATGTAATTATGGTTGTTGGTGTGAATGGCGTGGGAAAAACAACTACAATTGGTAAACTGGCATATAATTTCAAACAAGCCGGAAAATCGGTTGTTTTGGGAGCTGCCGATACATTCCGTGCTGCTGCAATTGAACAATTGGAGGTTTGGGCCGAAAGGGTGGACGTTCCTATCGTAAAACAAAAAATGGGATCCGATCCGGCATCCGTGGCTTACGATACCTTGGCATCGGCAAAAGCCAGCAATGCCGATGTGGTAATTATTGATACTGCCGGCCGACTGCATAATAAAGTTGGTTTAATGAACGAGCTAAGCAAAATTAAAAAAGTTATGCAGAAGATCGTTCCCGACGCACCAAATGAAGTTTTGCTTATTCTCGATGGTTCTACCGGGCAAAATGCATTTGAACAGGCAAAACAATTTACAAAAGCTACCGAAGTAACTGCACTGGCATTAACCAAACTTGATGGTACTGCGAAGGGCGGTGTTGTAATTGGTATTTCCGATCAGTTTAAAATTCCGGTAAAATACATTGGTATTGGCGAGAAGATGGAACATCTGCAGATTTTTCGTCGTCGTGAGTTTGTTGATTCGCTGTTTTCGTAA
- a CDS encoding DUF4295 domain-containing protein, translating into MAKKAVASLQKGAGKGYAKVIKMTKSEKTGAYAFKEEMVPNDDVKTYFKK; encoded by the coding sequence ATGGCAAAGAAAGCAGTAGCATCACTACAGAAAGGTGCCGGTAAAGGTTATGCGAAAGTAATCAAAATGACTAAATCGGAGAAAACCGGAGCATATGCTTTTAAAGAAGAAATGGTGCCAAACGACGACGTTAAAACTTATTTTAAAAAATAA
- the rpmG gene encoding 50S ribosomal protein L33 — protein sequence MAKKGNRVQVILECTEHKDSGVPGTSRYITTKNRKNTPDRMELKKYNPILKKVTVHKEIK from the coding sequence ATGGCAAAAAAAGGTAACAGAGTGCAGGTTATTTTAGAATGCACTGAGCATAAAGATAGTGGTGTGCCAGGTACTTCAAGGTATATTACTACAAAGAACAGAAAGAATACTCCGGATCGTATGGAATTGAAAAAATACAATCCTATTCTTAAGAAAGTAACAGTACATAAAGAAATTAAATAA
- the rpmB gene encoding 50S ribosomal protein L28, whose protein sequence is MSRVCQITGKRAMVGNNVSHSKRRTKRKFDINLFKKKFYMPHEDRWVQLTVSAAGMRTINKKGIKTALAEAQEKGFIDKF, encoded by the coding sequence ATGTCACGAGTTTGTCAAATAACAGGTAAAAGAGCAATGGTGGGTAACAATGTTTCTCACTCGAAAAGAAGAACTAAAAGAAAGTTCGACATAAACCTGTTTAAAAAGAAATTTTATATGCCCCACGAAGATCGTTGGGTACAACTAACAGTATCTGCTGCCGGAATGCGCACGATTAATAAAAAAGGCATTAAAACTGCTTTGGCCGAGGCACAGGAAAAAGGTTTTATTGATAAATTTTAA